The following proteins are co-located in the Tribolium castaneum strain GA2 unplaced genomic scaffold, icTriCast1.1 ptg000068l, whole genome shotgun sequence genome:
- the LOC103314735 gene encoding uncharacterized protein LOC103314735 gives MWSAVVPADVESPAPSARSKHSATIVGENIYLLGGRNGNLPMKDFWRYNLITGKWHLLKSTGDRLPALQEHSTVAYRNCLYVFGGEVGFSAGTETPLWCYDIKTNNWKKIRNKKGVMTPKGRRGHTALVHRDQMLLYGGYQDLRGSCSELWAFHFETESWHLLSTTPKNANIESLPPPRHKHSAVIHDDSMWVYGGMTDLQERGDLWKWDTHSKSWTFIKTKINPGPLHSHAVCKLPSSMLLFGGERGGHPTNELWKFSFATETWEKIITSGAKPQPRSESVAFSVSDFSVNESAVTEKAVRLRSRTCISADRTNRHSSYLPNNRIAPYEKTYIFRPSHTNYTDGSDPTHTIEEKKSFLQEISKISQISKINKCSYTVLTGCTTDSTESLLKQHASPHFDETEAIPSKNAMVKSKSAYVIKKKVQVESETITREPISVPNFSVLTLPTPVLTPVEAAKLVYLDTDDENEILNEKCEFDKPVLNPPKRGESYSSHLGYADNPLYQHMMKLSEKENISSTSDYASIETMNRLSSASNYSVKTNTAPEEPKNLEKDGPFGFCNPNYLGPDIKALLDPSEKKQISKLLTHPENKDSEENLLELQEYKNAKVYFRASTRLPSESHRSKEAKRRAHSAGRADSHKVDKNEADFDRIIDFVPLYVYVIGGKEHGQVTIFRRPISMWKLNLF, from the exons ATGTGGAGTGCCGTAGTGCCTGCCGATGTTGAAAGTCCAGCTCCTTCGGCACGGTCTAAACACAGTGCTACCATAGTTGGGGAAAATATTTACCTCTTAGGCGGGCGAAATGGTAATTTACCCATGAAAGATTTCTGGAGATATAATCTGA TAACCGGCAAATGGCACTTACTGAAATCCACCGGTGACAGACTTCCAGCATTGCAAGAACACTCAACTGTTGCGTATAGAAATTGTCTTTACGTGTTCGGAGGCGAAGTCGGCTTTTCAGCGGGAACTGAAACTCCTCTGTGGTGCTATGACATCAAAACCAACAACTGGAAGAAaatcagaaacaaaaaagGCGTCATGACGCCAAAAGGCCGTCGAGGGCACACAGCTTTAGTCCATCGCGACCAAATGCTTCTATATGGAGGCTATCAGGACCTACGAGGGTCCTGTAGTGAATTGTGGGCTTTccattttg aaacTGAGTCTTGGCACTTATTATCGACCACACCAAAGAATGCCAACATCGAGTCGCTTCCACCCCCGCGTCATAAACACTCGGCTGTTATTCATGATGATTCCATGTGGGTGTATGGCGGAATGACTGACTTACAGGAAAGAGGAGATTTGTGGAAGTGGGATACGCATTCCAAGTCTTggacttttattaaaactaagaTCAATCCGGGGCCCTTGCACAGTCATGCCGTCTGTAAGCTTCCGTCTTCGATGCTGCTCTTTGGAGGGGAAAGAGGTGGACACCCTACAAATGAATTGTGGAAATTCAGTTTTG CAACCGAAACTTGGGAAAAAATCATCACATCTGGTGCCAAGCCGCAACCGCGGTCCGAAAGCGTTGCCTTCTCCGTCTCGGATTTCTCCGTAAACGAATCCGCCGTCACCGAGAAAGCCGTCCGTCTCCGTTCCCGGACTTGCATCTCCGCCGACCGCACCAATCGCCACTCGTCCTACCTCCCCAACAACCGGATCGCCCCCTACGAGAAAACCTACATTTTTCGCCCTTCTCACACCAACTACACCGACGGCAGCGATCCCACTCACACCATCGAAGAGAAAAAGAGCTTCTTGCAAGAAATCTCCAAAATCTCCcaaatttccaaaatcaaCAAATGCAGCTACACCGTATTGACCGGCTGCACGACGGACAGCACCGAGAGCCTCCTCAAACAGCACGCAAGCCCGCATTTCGACGAAACCGAAGCAATTCCTTCCAAAAACGCAATGGTCAAGTCAAAATCCGCGTACGTGATCAAGAAGAAAGTCCAAGTGGAGAGCGAGACGATAACGCGAGAGCCGATTTCAGTACCAAATTTCTCGGTTTTGACTCTGCCAACTCCAGTTCTGACACCAGTCGAAGCGGCGAAATTGGTGTATTTGGACACCGATGATGAAAATGAGATTCTAAACGAAAAGTGCGAGTTTGATAAACCTGTTCTGAATCCCCCTAAAAGAGGCGAAAGCTACAGCTCGCACCTGGGCTACGCCGACAACCCTCTCTACCAACACATGATGAAACTGAGCGAAAAAGAGAACATTTCGTCCACTTCCGACTATGCCAGCATTGAGACAATGAACCGACTCTCCTCAGCCAGTAATTACAGCGTCAAGACTAACACAGCACCAGAAGAGCCCAAAAACCTGGAAAAAGACGGCCCTTTTGGTTTTTGCAACCCCAATTATTTGGGACCCGACATCAAAGCGTTACTAGATCCAAGCGAGAAGAAGCAGATTTCCAAGCTATTGACCCACCCTGAAAACAAGGATTCCGAAGAGAATCTTTTGGAGCTGCAGGAGTACAAGAATGCGAAAGTGTATTTTAGGGCTTCGACGCGACTTCCATCCGAGTCCCATCGCAGCAAAGAGGCGAAACGAAGGGCACATAGTGCCGGAAGGGCCGACAGCCACAAGGTTGATAAAAACGAGGCCGATTTTGACCGGATTATTGATTTTGTTCCATTGTATGTCTATGTCATTGGAGGGAAAGAGCATGGGCAAGTTACGATTTTTCGGAGGCCGATCTCGATGTGGAAATTAAACctgttctaa
- the LOC656716 gene encoding myrosinase 1, producing the protein MLIQKFLFVFYISSLFWRENVCADNRKFPPDFKFGIATASYQIEGGWDADGKGENIWDHLTHQTNLVKDHSTGDITCDSYHKSKEDLALLKDLGVDFYRFSLSWARILPTGYIDGQINEAGIRYYEDILSELEKHGIEAMVTLYHWDLPQKLQDDFGGVLNDTFIDVFANYAQLAFELFGSRVKYWVTFNEPFIICQQGYENGNKAPAITKAPGIDLYTCAHVVLKAHAKVYHIYDTFYRKTQKGKIGLVLNTDWFEPASGDPKDLEASERQLQFQFGWFAHPIVYGNYPQVMIDRIGERSIREGFKTSRLPKFTNSEIEEIKGTFDFIGLNHYTTTLTRWKEDEAIGKPESLKDISVEVFKNPFWEGSASSWLKVVPWGIRRISKWIKDTYKNPELIITENGYSDVGGIFDDSRRINYYREYLSNVLEAIYDDGVNITAYTAWSFMDNFEWLEGYTEKFGLFSVNFTDPARPRTPKSSVNYFKNVTKTKCVVEQCL; encoded by the exons ATGTTGATTCAGAAgtttctatttgttttttacatttcatcCCTCTTCTGGAG agagAATGTGTGCGCTGACAACCGCAAATTTCCACCCGACTTCAAATTTGGTATAGCTACAGCTTCGTACCAGATTGAAGGCGGTTGGGACGCTGATGGTAAAGGCGAAAACATCTGGGACCACCTAACCCACCAAACAAACTTGGTCAAAGACCACTCCACTGGTGACATCACTTGTGACTCCTATCACAAATCCAAGGAGGATTTAGCTCTACTTAAAGACCTTGGTGTAGACTTCTACCGATTTTCCCTATCATGGGCTAGAATCCTTCCCACGGGATACATCGACGGCCAAATCAACGAGGCCGGAATCAGGTATTATGAAGACATTCTCTCGGAGTTGGAAAAACATGGAATTGAAGCAATGGTTACGTTATACCACTGGGATTTGCCCCAGAAACTCCAAGACGATTTCGGCGGGGTTCTCAACGATACTTTCATTgacgtttttgcaaattatgcCCAACTGGCATTCGAACTCTTCGGGAGTCGAGTCAAGTATTGGGTGACTTTCAACGAGCCGTTTATTATTTGCCAACAAGGATATGAAAACGGTAACAAAGCACCGGCGATTACGAAAGCTCCAGGCATCGATTTGTACACTTGTGCTCATGTGGTTTTGAAAGCTCACGCCAAAGTGTACCACATTTATGATACCTTTTATCGAAAAACACAAAAGGGCAAAATTGGATTAGTCCTAAATACAGACTGGTTTGAACCCGCAAGTGGCGATCCGAAAGATTTAGAAGCATCCGAAAGACAACTCCAGTTTCAG TTCGGTTGGTTTGCACATCCTATTGTTTATGGGAATTACCCCCAAGTGATGATTGATCGAATTGGAGAACGAAGCATAAGGGAGGGTTTCAAAACGTCGCGATTGCCCAAATTTACAAATAGcgaaattgaagaaattaaaGGAACTTTCGATTTTATCGGTTTGAATCATTACACCACTACCCTAACTAGATGGAAGGAAGATGAAGCAATTGGTAAGCCCGAATCATTAAAAGACATTTCGGTAGAGGTGTTCAAAAATCCATTTTGGGAAGGTTCAGCGTCAAGTTGGTTGAAa GTTGTTCCATGGGGAATTCGGAGAATTTCAAAATGGATTAAAGATACGTACAAAAACCCTGAACTAATAATCACAGAGAACGGATATTCCGACGTTGGTGGTATTTTTGATGATTCTCGCCGAATCAACTATTACCGA GAATATTTAAGTAATGTTTTGGAAGCCATTTATGATGACGGTGTTAACATTACCGCATATACAGCGTGGAGCTTTATGGATAACTTCGAGTGGTTAGAAGGCTATAC cGAGAAGTTTGGTCTTTTTTCTGTCAATTTCACCGACCCCGCTCGTCCACGAACCCCAAAGTCTTCagtcaattatttcaaaaatgttacgaAAACAAAATGTGTTGTAGAACAatgtttgtaa